One genomic region from Actinocatenispora thailandica encodes:
- a CDS encoding helix-turn-helix transcriptional regulator, whose amino-acid sequence MRAARLISLLLLVQSRGRMTAPRLAAELGVSERTVYRDVRALSESGVPIYAEQGGRGGYALVDGYRTRLTGLTREEAEALFLSGAPAPAQALGLSDALSAARLKVLAALPAELSDVSSRVGARFFVDAPGWFQPVRATPELSAVADAVWADRLLAVRYRRRDKTVRRVLEPYGLVLKQSVWYLAARVDGALRIYRVDRFEEVTETGAGFVRDSEFDLAASWAQRSAEFERQMLAETAVIRLTPAGARGLRHAVGALAADEALATAEPGPDDTLTARLPIESVAIAHHELLRLGAEVEVLSPAPLRDRFAETARMLAKRYGLDAVASGSCA is encoded by the coding sequence GTGCGCGCGGCCAGGCTGATCTCGTTGTTGCTGCTGGTGCAGTCCCGCGGTCGGATGACCGCGCCGCGACTCGCCGCCGAGCTGGGCGTCTCCGAGCGCACCGTCTATCGCGACGTGCGGGCGCTGTCCGAGTCCGGCGTGCCGATCTACGCCGAGCAGGGCGGCCGCGGTGGATATGCGCTGGTCGACGGCTACCGCACCCGGCTGACCGGGCTGACCCGGGAGGAGGCGGAGGCGCTGTTCCTGTCCGGCGCGCCGGCTCCGGCACAGGCGCTCGGGCTGTCCGACGCCCTGTCCGCGGCCCGGTTGAAGGTGCTGGCGGCGCTGCCGGCGGAGCTGTCCGACGTGTCGAGCCGGGTCGGTGCGCGGTTCTTCGTGGACGCGCCCGGCTGGTTCCAGCCGGTGCGGGCGACGCCGGAGCTGTCCGCGGTGGCCGACGCGGTCTGGGCCGACCGGCTGCTCGCGGTGCGCTACCGGCGCCGGGACAAGACGGTCCGGCGGGTGCTGGAGCCGTACGGGCTGGTGCTCAAGCAGTCCGTGTGGTACCTGGCGGCCCGGGTCGACGGGGCGCTGCGGATCTACCGGGTGGACCGGTTCGAGGAGGTGACCGAGACCGGCGCCGGTTTCGTCCGCGACTCGGAGTTCGACCTGGCCGCGAGCTGGGCGCAGCGCTCGGCCGAGTTCGAGCGGCAGATGCTGGCCGAGACCGCGGTGATCCGGCTGACCCCGGCCGGGGCCCGCGGGTTGCGGCACGCGGTCGGTGCGCTGGCCGCCGACGAGGCGCTGGCCACCGCCGAGCCGGGGCCGGACGACACCCTCACCGCCCGGCTGCCGATCGAGAGCGTGGCGATCGCCCACCACGAGCTGCTGCGGCTCGGCGCCGAGGTGGAGGTGCTGTCGCCGGCCCCGCTGCGGGACCGGTTCGCCGAGACGGCGCGAATGCTCGCCAAACGGTACGGGCTGGACGCGGTAGCCTCCGGCTCATGCGCCTGA
- a CDS encoding endonuclease/exonuclease/phosphatase family protein, whose protein sequence is MRLTGMTYNLKNPVDTDARAWPARRPLLAEQVRRAGADVIGTQEGHYQQLREIAADSGRYRIVGAGRESGGRGEWTAVLYDPAVLTPVDAQHFWLSDTPEQAGSRSPSWGNTVIRMASLVRFRRSDGGELHWLDTHLDHKSATARERGAALIAERLGALDPTAPLVVSGDFNCTPDQAPHRILTGAGLVDAWEAVGAAAQGTYGGWRAPGPDSDRIDWILTRGVTVRGAQIGDFHDGDRWPSDHVPVLVDLDLPDPAPER, encoded by the coding sequence ATGCGCCTGACGGGCATGACCTACAACCTGAAGAACCCGGTGGACACCGACGCGCGGGCCTGGCCGGCGCGCCGGCCGCTGCTGGCCGAGCAGGTGCGGCGCGCCGGCGCCGACGTCATCGGCACCCAGGAGGGCCACTACCAGCAGCTGCGCGAGATCGCCGCCGACTCCGGCCGGTACCGGATCGTCGGCGCCGGCCGGGAGAGCGGTGGCCGCGGCGAGTGGACCGCGGTGCTGTACGACCCGGCCGTGCTGACGCCGGTCGACGCCCAGCACTTCTGGCTGTCGGACACCCCGGAGCAGGCCGGTTCGCGCAGCCCGAGCTGGGGCAACACGGTGATCCGGATGGCCAGCCTGGTGCGCTTCCGCCGGTCCGACGGCGGCGAGCTGCACTGGCTCGACACCCACCTGGACCACAAGTCGGCGACGGCCCGGGAGCGCGGCGCGGCGCTGATCGCCGAGCGGCTCGGCGCCCTCGACCCGACGGCCCCGCTCGTCGTCTCCGGTGACTTCAACTGCACGCCGGACCAGGCGCCGCACCGGATCCTGACCGGTGCCGGGCTGGTCGACGCCTGGGAGGCGGTCGGTGCAGCAGCGCAGGGCACGTACGGCGGATGGCGCGCGCCGGGTCCCGATTCGGACCGTATCGACTGGATCCTCACCCGCGGAGTCACCGTCCGCGGCGCGCAGATCGGCGATTTCCACGACGGCGACCGCTGGCCGTCGGACCATGTACCGGTACTGGTCGACCTGGACCTCCCGGACCCCGCCCCGGAGCGTTGA